ACGTGATGCATTAATCGCAGAGATTCAGCGCCTAGACCGATCGACAGAGAAGTTGCTACCATACGCTTCTGAAATGGATTCTCGAGGGGGGTTCACTGCGTACGACTGTCAGCGCGAATTCGGTTCGTGGGATGATGCACTCAACGCTGCCGGTATCGATAAGCGGGAACGACTGCTTGAGGAGCTTCGACGTGTGCGTGATAAAGTAGAACGAATCCCGAAAACCACAGATATGGATAGTCACGGCCGAGTTTCAGCGTCCATGTATTCGAATTTCTTCGGTTCTTGGACTGAAGCGACCTCACTCATTGAAGACACTACACCACCGGGTTCTGGAGATGGAGATAAAACCTCAGAAGAAGACACACTGAGTGAGAATGATGAAGATGTTCTGATCTGGGAAGACATTCCCGGGAACAGTCGACTTCCGGGACCGATTCCGATTCAGATTGTAGAAAAGCGTACCGCGCGGTCCGACCGCGTTGATGGTCGCTACTTAGTTCGAGACATAACCGGCACAGAGTTCGAACTCAAGGTCTGGGCTAAACACGGAATCACGGTCGACTGGGAGCCGGGATGCTGGTACGTGCTCTCTGAGGCACGGGGAACAGTCTGGGAAAGCGATGGGGAAGTCCACCGAATGCTCGACAGCACCCGAGACTTAGAGACTGTCAAATGTGTGGACCGACCAACCAAACAGGATCTATCGCAGTAGAGCCTCCGATCTAACGGAAATCGTGCCCTCAAATAGGGTATGTGAGATGCTCTCCATCCTGAAGGACGGGGGGAATATTACAACCATGATAGGCCAGTATTGAGTTCTTCGAGGAACGACGACCGTATTTGCACGTTGGATGGGAACGTAATCTGTTCTCCTTGCCGATCAAGGATAGTCTCGCGAAGAAAAGGGTGGGCAGGATCGAACGAAGGGCTTGTTTGGATGCGATAGTCGCTGTCGATGGTAAACAGTGCAGCGTCGAATGCGCGGTGGTGCAGCGAGTTCAGCACGAGGACGTTCTCAGGATGTTCAGCGAGGTCAGGATGTTGACTTCGCGGGAGGATATGCGCGAGGTCCAAAAGATCCTTCTCTCGAATGCCGGTTATCGTGCATGCATTGCCATACCGATCGAACATTTCATCACGGAAAGCGCCGCTAACGACGGTTTCGGACGTTTCGTAGCGTCGAACTCGTCCGCTCTGATCGAGAGTCTCGCCAGTCGGCCACTGGGCGACTTCACCGGTCTCAATCCATTGCGTCCAGACATCCGGGGCATAGCCGTCATCGTTCATTCGGGCGCGGTCGTGCAACCATGAAACGGGAACAGACTGTGTGTTGAGGATCGAGAAGTGGAAGAGGTAGTTCGGGATCTGTGTGCCAGTATCGTCCTGGTAGGATCGAACCTCGAAATATTCGGGGATACATAGCCCACAGAACTCGACAACACCAGACTCTGGTTTCCGAAAGACGAGAACGGGTGGGACATCCTCCCGTCGACCAGACGCTGTTCGGTCGAACGCTGTCTTGATCTTCTGGTTCTTCGGAGACTCATCGTACGGATTAGTAGCTTTTGCGTCGCCCCAGTAACTGATGTACCCGGCGTTGACTGCGAGCGTATCTTCCCATGGATCGTCATGCTGAGAGACCCCACTATCATTCGATACAAGAATGAGAGCCGCCGGCGTATCAGAGCGATTTGCGCTGAGGTCACGAATGCCGCCAGTGTTCTTAATACCACTATCAAGCGAGCCACGAATCCATCGCAAGAACTCATCATCACTGTTCCGATAGCTACCGGTGTCTCGGTATCTTT
The Salinilacihabitans rarus DNA segment above includes these coding regions:
- a CDS encoding HNH endonuclease, producing the protein MDRRFRIGERYRDTGSYRNSDDEFLRWIRGSLDSGIKNTGGIRDLSANRSDTPAALILVSNDSGVSQHDDPWEDTLAVNAGYISYWGDAKATNPYDESPKNQKIKTAFDRTASGRREDVPPVLVFRKPESGVVEFCGLCIPEYFEVRSYQDDTGTQIPNYLFHFSILNTQSVPVSWLHDRARMNDDGYAPDVWTQWIETGEVAQWPTGETLDQSGRVRRYETSETVVSGAFRDEMFDRYGNACTITGIREKDLLDLAHILPRSQHPDLAEHPENVLVLNSLHHRAFDAALFTIDSDYRIQTSPSFDPAHPFLRETILDRQGEQITFPSNVQIRSSFLEELNTGLSWL